TGTCCCTTTTCCTCAATAGTTGCGCGGATAGTGGCAATCACTTCGCGTAGGAAGGTCCCTGTGCCCGCTGCTGGGTCGAGTATCATTACCTGAGGACGGGGAATCCCATCTTCGGAAGTGACCATAGCCGTGTCGGCTAGCCCATCGGTCAAGCCAAACTGGTCGCGCAACAAATAATCTACACTCTGCACAATGTAGGACACCACGGGTTCGGGCGTGTAGTACACACCGCGTATCTTGCGTAGGTGCGGATCATAAGCCTTCAAGAAATCTTCATAGAAATGCACCACCGGGTCTTCCCACCGGGTCTTCCTGCCAAACTCAGACAGGATGGCCTCCATGTCTGCTTGGTCCAATAATCGCGCCAAATCATCTATAATCCAAGCAATTCTCTCGTCACAACTGGGGCCAGCGATGCGAGCAAAGACATCACGCAAAAACGGTGTTGTTTCCTCGAAAACAGCCTCTTTACGTGTAAACGGCCTGGTATTAGTGTGCCGGCACCGCGCAGCAAACAGCCCATAGGTGGCTGTCTGAGCCTGCAAGTCAGCGAATTTTTTCGGTGACAAGTCGGTGATCAGTGCCTCGCGGTAGCCCGCGAGCAAGTCGTGCAAAGGGCTGGAATAGGCTTCTTGAGCCAAAATGAGCTTAATGCTGTCGCGTAGCACCCGTGCTTTAGCCGCCATGCGCTCGGCCAGTTCACGCGGGCGGCCAATGGGCGGTGGGTCAGCGACAAAGAACTCGGCGAACAATTCGGCGACTTGGGAAGCACCGGCTTGATCAATGACGATCCGACCAGAACCATTGATTCGGGCGAGGCGTGCCGTCAGGCGCAATGCGCCTTCGGCATACCAGCGAAATTCCAGATAGTCGGTAAGGATCAGATTCGGCAGGCCTTCGCGGTAGCGGACGAGTTGTTCGTCATTTTCGACGTGGTCCAGATCGGTATTGATATCCTTGCACTCAATGTATCCTATTGGCAAGTCGCTTTGCTCGACGACAAAATCAGGCGCGCCGCATTGGACTCGTGATGGTTCGTTGAGAGCGCGAACGTCTTGGTCGCCCAAAGTCTCAATCAATTTCTCAAGTGCTGATCGGTAGGTATGCTCGGTCGCTTGTCCAGTCGCGAAGATATCCTGCAACCTGTCGCAATACTGCTGGAGCACGTCAATTTTTGCCGTATAATTTGTCATTTTTTCTCTTTACCTTATGTGAAAGTGAATTAAAAACACCGCAACAAATTCGCTGCGGTGTTTCTGTTTTAAGACCGTCTTACTATTTGAGGTCTCCAAGGGGTTTTGAAATGTGATTGTTCATCTGCGATCATCTGCAGATTATTGAGTCTTTCATCTGTGTCCATCCGTGTAAAATGCTCAAATTACTCGCGTTTTTTCTGTGGTTGCTGTTCATTCCAGATCTTTGAGGGGGGTTGAAAGGGCGTCTCGAAGTATTTTGCCGGGTTTGAACCCCACTTTGCGTCGCGCAGGTACATAGACTTCTTCACCCGTTCGGGGATTGCGTGCGCGAGGACGGGCATTGGTGCGTTTGACTTCCCAGCTTCCAAAGCCTCGAATTTCGATCCGTTCACCTTCGATGATAGCTTCTGCAAGGGTTTCAAAGAGTACATCTACAGCTTGTTTCGCCATTGTGTTTTTGCAATCAATTTCATCTGCCAATATTTTTGCCAGGTCTGCTTTGGTTATGGTTTGCACTCGCTACCCTCCACAAAAAATATTAAACGGTTTAATAGTTTTATAAAAATGAGGCGGAGTATCAAGAAAACAATGAAGCGACTGTTCACAAAAAAACGGCGACCTCGCTGGATGGTCACCGCGATGATTTATGGTGGGCGCACAGGGACTCGAACCCCGGACCAACGGATTATGAGTCCGTCGCTCTAACCAACTGAGCTATGCGCCCTAAAATTTAGTTTTGCTAATCCAACGCGAAAAACAAAGATAAGGAACATAGATAAATTGTCAACCGAAAATTGGACACCTATAGAAGTTGTTTTGGCTCAGCCATCGCTTTGCGCTGGCCGGTGAGGTGGCGGTGTTTTTCCAGTGTGGCGCGCAGGTCGTCGGGAGAAAGCGGTTGGCGCAATTGCTTTTCGAGCAGTTCGATTTCGCTTTCGAGACTTTTGAGCTGGAACTTGTGAATATAATCTTGAATGGGAACATCGATATTGGGATTCTCAATCCCGATTTCCAGAGATAGGTCGGTCAATATGCGACTTAAGCGAGCATCGTTGCACTGATTGATGAGGTGCGCGGCTTCAATGGATTGTTTTTGCTGTCGGTTGCGGGCAATCATGGTGGCAATTTGTCGATAGGCGCTGTTTGTAAAGTTGTCGGGAGAAATTTGCTGGAGTACTGTATCGGCGGTTTCGGGATGTTGCATCAGGTAGGTGAGCAATTCGCGTTCAGAACGGGGCCGTGTATCATAAGATTCGGGTTCTGGTTGTCCATTTTGCGGTCTTGTGGAGCGGCGTTGCGTTTGGGCAATGCCAATGAGGATTTCTTCATCTATCCCGATTTTTTCGGCGATGTCTTTGGTGAGAAATTGTTTGCGTGCGTTGTCTGTGATGCGCCCAACGAGTTCGGCCAATGCGTGTGCTGTCCGGGTTTTGCCATCTACGGTGGAGAGGTCGTCGCGTTGGGCAAGTTGTTCTATGAGGAAGTCGATGGCAGGTGCGGCGTTTTCGGTGAGGCGCAGAAGGCCGTCGGGTCCATGGGCGCGCACATAGCTGTCGGGGTCGTGGTCTTCAGGCAGGGTGACAACGCGCACCTCGAGGCCCACTTCAAAGAGCGATCCGATCCCCCGCATTGCAGCGGTTGCTCCGGCGGTGTCGCCGTCAAAGATGAGTATGGTTTTGGGCGCGTAACGCCTGAGCAGGCGCGCGTGGTCGGGGGTGAGTGCCGTTCCCGAGGATGCGACCGCGTTTTCAATGCCGTACTGCGATAGGGCAATGAGGTCCATGTACCCTTCTACAACGAGTGCTGTTCCCGCATCGCGAATGGCGTCTCTATCGCGCCACAAGCCGTACAGGGTGGCACTTTTGTTGTACACAGGTGTTTCGGGCGAGTTGATGTATTTGGCCTGTTCGTTGGGGTCAAGGGCGCGCGCGCCAAAAGCGACCGGGCGTCCTGTGGCGGCGTGAATGGGAAAGGTGATGCGATTGCGAAAGCGGTCGTAAAAACCGCCTCCTGTTTGCCTTTGTAAGACGAGTCCGGCGCGTTCGAGTATTTGAGGTGAGAAGCCCCGACGGGTGGCGACTTGCAAGAAGCCATCCCATTGATTGGGCGCGTAACCGAGGGAAAAGGCATCGATCACGTCGCGGTTTATGCCGCGATTTTTGAGGTAGGCCATTGCATCGGCGGCTTTCTCGTCTTGCGTGAGCAGGTGGTGAAAATATTTGACCGCGAGTTCATTGGTGCGGTAGAGTTGATCAAAGACTTCCTGCTGGTCCGGGTCTGCGGGTTTTGCATCGGGCAGGGCTATGCCCGCGCGATCGGCGAGTTGGCGAACGGCTTCGATAAAGCTGATGTTTTCTATGTCGCGCAGAAATGTAAAGCTGTTGCCGCCCGCGCCGCAGGCGAAACACTTGTAGATTTGTTTTTCTTGTGAGACGTTCAGGGAGGGTGTGGAATCGTCGTGGAAAGGACACAGGCCGACAAAATTTTTGCCCCGGCGGGTCAGTGCAACGTGATCGCCTACAACATCGACTATGTCGATGGACAGGCGCACTTGATCGATGATCGTTTCTGGAATGCGCGGCATGTGAGGAACTCCCTGGGGAGAGGGAGGCTGTAAATAGGTGTTGCAAGCTAATTTTAAGCTGGATCAACCCAGTCGCCGCCGGCGCGTATCAGGTCAATTAGTTCGTCAACCGCACCTTCTGTGGGGATATTGCGTTTGACGATGTCTTTACCCTTGTAGAGCGTGATTTTGCCGGGACCACTGCCTACATAGCCGTAATCGGCGTCGGCCATTTCGCCCGGGCCGTTGACAATGCAGCCCATAATGCCAATTTTGACGCCTTTGAGGTGGTTTGTGTGGCTTCGAATCAGGGCAGTGGTTTCCTGCAGGTCGAACAGGGTGCGCCCGCACGATGGACAGGATATGTATTCGGTTTTGGAGATGCGGGTGCGCGTGGCTTGCAAGATGCCGAAGGCCGTGCGGGTGAGGGTGTGGTCGTCTATTTGGCCGGATGCATCGAGCCACAGGCCATCGCCGAGGCCATCGACGAGGAGTCCTCCGCAGTCTGTGGCGGCGTGGAGCATGAAGGCGTCATTGGCTGAGTACATTGTGCGGATGACTACGGGTATATCGCAATGCCAATCTGCAAGCAGGTAGAATGCGCGGCGCAGTTCGGGCATGGCGTGGGTGTTGTGCGTTTGCAGGACGAGCACTGCACAGGGATCGGTTTTGAGTGCATGGATAAGCGGTGCGTCGAGTTCGGCGAGTTCGGCACGGACAAAGGTGATGCGCTCGGCTGTGTGATTGGCTTGCAAGTATGTAGCCGCAGAAAAAATTGGGTATGTGGTGGATGCGGGCGACCAGATCCGGGCATTTTGAATGACGCCAAGCGTGCCCGGCAGTTCAAAGTCCAGGGCGCGATCGCCGATGTCGATAAAGTCAACGGCCATGTCGGCGATATGCCATTTGTCGAGCATAGCGTCGTACGAATAGCCAAAGGGGTGCAGGGATTCGGGGGTGATGGTGCCCTGTGGGGTGGCAATGACGATTGGGACACTCGGTTTGCCGATTTTTTCAACCTGTCGCGTTGCGCGCCGCGTGTACGAAAATGGATCGATATGAGATGTTTGAATTTTTGGTATTGGCG
The sequence above is drawn from the Gemmatimonadota bacterium genome and encodes:
- the ispG gene encoding (E)-4-hydroxy-3-methylbut-2-enyl-diphosphate synthase, which encodes MSITSDLLISPGKYCNSLTEYARFKTREVDIGGVPLGGDNPIRVQSMTTTDTMDTEGTVAQSIRMIRAGCEYVRITAPSQNEARNLENIRKKIRAAGYNTPLIADIHYTPNAAEIAARIVEKVRVNPGNYADKKKFQIIEYTDAQYAEELHRIRDRFAPLVKICKEYGTAMRIGTNHGSLSDRIMSRFGDTPLGMVESALEFARICTDLDYHDIVFSMKASNPQIMVQAYRLLVNKMMAEGMNYPLHLGVTEAGDGEDGRIKSAVGIGALLEDGLGDTIRVSLTEEPEAEIPVAQTLVARYCNRSDHAPIPKIQTSHIDPFSYTRRATRQVEKIGKPSVPIVIATPQGTITPESLHPFGYSYDAMLDKWHIADMAVDFIDIGDRALDFELPGTLGVIQNARIWSPASTTYPIFSAATYLQANHTAERITFVRAELAELDAPLIHALKTDPCAVLVLQTHNTHAMPELRRAFYLLADWHCDIPVVIRTMYSANDAFMLHAATDCGGLLVDGLGDGLWLDASGQIDDHTLTRTAFGILQATRTRISKTEYISCPSCGRTLFDLQETTALIRSHTNHLKGVKIGIMGCIVNGPGEMADADYGYVGSGPGKITLYKGKDIVKRNIPTEGAVDELIDLIRAGGDWVDPA
- the dnaG gene encoding DNA primase, which encodes MPRIPETIIDQVRLSIDIVDVVGDHVALTRRGKNFVGLCPFHDDSTPSLNVSQEKQIYKCFACGAGGNSFTFLRDIENISFIEAVRQLADRAGIALPDAKPADPDQQEVFDQLYRTNELAVKYFHHLLTQDEKAADAMAYLKNRGINRDVIDAFSLGYAPNQWDGFLQVATRRGFSPQILERAGLVLQRQTGGGFYDRFRNRITFPIHAATGRPVAFGARALDPNEQAKYINSPETPVYNKSATLYGLWRDRDAIRDAGTALVVEGYMDLIALSQYGIENAVASSGTALTPDHARLLRRYAPKTILIFDGDTAGATAAMRGIGSLFEVGLEVRVVTLPEDHDPDSYVRAHGPDGLLRLTENAAPAIDFLIEQLAQRDDLSTVDGKTRTAHALAELVGRITDNARKQFLTKDIAEKIGIDEEILIGIAQTQRRSTRPQNGQPEPESYDTRPRSERELLTYLMQHPETADTVLQQISPDNFTNSAYRQIATMIARNRQQKQSIEAAHLINQCNDARLSRILTDLSLEIGIENPNIDVPIQDYIHKFQLKSLESEIELLEKQLRQPLSPDDLRATLEKHRHLTGQRKAMAEPKQLL
- a CDS encoding HU family DNA-binding protein, producing the protein MQTITKADLAKILADEIDCKNTMAKQAVDVLFETLAEAIIEGERIEIRGFGSWEVKRTNARPRARNPRTGEEVYVPARRKVGFKPGKILRDALSTPLKDLE